Below is a window of Musa acuminata AAA Group cultivar baxijiao chromosome BXJ3-11, Cavendish_Baxijiao_AAA, whole genome shotgun sequence DNA.
tttctaatTGCAGGAGAACAAGGAAGGCCTTGAACTTTTGAAGACAGCTATAGCTAAAGCTGGGTATACTGGCAAAGTATGCTTTTAATATGTGTATTTATTTATAGTTGTATATGATTTTCCTTATATGAGTTCACAGTCGTAAAATTCCAACTTTTGATTGTGCTTGGTTGTTTTTGCAGGTTGTAATTGGCATGGATGTTGCTGCTTCAGAATTCTATAGCGAAAAGGATAAAACTTATGATCTCAATTTCAAGGAGGAGGTGAGTTTATAAAAATTGACAAATGTAGGGAATGTGTTCCtgctttattattttatatagttTTCTTAACATCAAATCCACTGACATGCAAGTATCTGTTATTGCAGAACAATGATGGTTCTCAAAAAATATCTGGAGACAGTCTGAAAAATGTCTACAAGTCGTTTGTCAGTGAGTACCCCATTGTATCAATTGAAGACCCATTTGATCAGGATGATTGGATCcactatgcaaagctcacagaagaGATTGGAGAACAGGTGCAAATTGTTGGAGATGATCTTCTTGTCACTAATCCAACAGTAAGTTTTATTATGAAAAGCTGAAATTAATTGGATTCTCTTAGGAATTCTCCTTTTAAGGTCTGGATTATTTTGTTCACTTCTGCAGCGTGTTGCCAAGGCAATAAAGGAGAAGGCATGCAATGCACTCCTTTTAAAGGtatttgttaaaatgatttaatttaTTCTTGTTCCTTTTTCAGATGGAGGATTCATTATGTAATGTGCTCGTAGATGAGTAAATATTCAAGTTATATGAACATAGTGGGGGTTGATTATGTGGTGGGCTTGTAGACAAGAGAAGAATCAAGTTCAATGAACACAGAGGTTGTATCTGATCAGATATGTCAGTTGGATTAGCCACTAAGAACCTGCAATCAGAATAACAAAGGATCTGATGATATGGAGATAGAAAAGTGTATGTCCTCATTATTTGGGGTTGGCCACATGAATCTTTTGTTGCCATTGAGATacgtaaaaaatcatatgtttaattaagtttagagaacttaaatatttatttataatttttattaaagtctttttaagtCTTCTTTTATCTCTCATCGTACTACTAACATTAATCATCTCACATCTTTTGACTATCACATTCTGAGCTCCCCACATGGTCATATAATCTTAAACGATTTTAtctcatcttatcttctatcaatatgatatctagttgttcatgaataaaaatattttgtttcttatcTTTCCTACATGAATTTTTTTCCTAACAAAAATGTATACCTATTGTTAGGAAAAAAATTCATAGTTAATGGGAAGAACAGTAAGAAAATATAGTTGAAATTATCCACATTTTATCTGATAATAGAGAGAAATGATGTGAGGTACAATTGAAATTATGCGTAGAATTCATAGGTATAGTGCTAAGCTTGAATCCATACCAAAATGTTTAGTCTATCCTACATTGTTTTCTTTGCACATTTTAACTTGAAAATAGTATCTAGGTTTTTATCTTACTTTTTCTTCATATCGATGATTTATATGCCTACTTTTCTTTGGGGCATGTAAGATTAAGTGTCTGGATCTCTCTTCTAATCTTGTGGAACATTATGTTACTGTGGTTGTTTAGGTAAATCAAATAGGTTCTGTTACCGAGAGCATTGAAGCGGTTAAGATGTCGAAACATGCTGGCTGGGGAGTGATGGCCAGCCACCGCAGGTATGCCTTTAGCTCAAGCCTAAGTTATAATTAACACAGGTTGGTGATGTTAACTTGTCTCTTCTCTTGTTTTAGTGGTGAGACAGAAGATACTTTCATTGCTGACCTCTCAGTTGGTTTGGCGACGGTATGCTACTTCTAACCTTTATGTATCTTATGATTTCCTTATGCTGTAAGTCTGAAAATTCATTCACCTGCAATTGGGAATGTCTCTGATGTTTGAAACATCATGATGCATACACAGGGTCAGATCAAAACTGGAGCTCCATGCCGTTCTGAACGTCTTGCCAAGTATAACCAAGTAAGCTATAACCCCAGTTGAAACAAAAATTTCTCGATGCGGAGTATGAGATAATCAATTCCTTCATCACTTGACACCCCTTAGTAGCTTGTGTTTGGGCATTACCATCCCTGGTGATTGATGCCTCGATGGATGctacaattagtttcattatgatGTGGAAAATTTGTTTTATTCTTCTTGTTGCTTTCTGGTTACGTTTCATAGTCAGATAAATGTCGATTTCATGTGGTGAATACAGTTACTGAGGATCGAGGAGGAGCTCGGTGCTGCAGCAGTCTATGCAGGAGCCAAGTTCAGAGCACCCGTGCAGCCTTACTAGTAGGGAGTTACACCCACAAAGTTTAACAGCTGCTCTTCTGCTGGTTAATTACTGGTTCTACACTTTGCAGACGTACCTGCGAACTATCTTTTCTGTAGGGTTCGTGCATCAGGATATGAGCTTGTGATCATGGAAAGACTAATTTACTAGAAAATAAGCTCTTTTGCTTTGTCCTGCCAAAATATGCAGTGGGACATAAAACTTTTTATCCAATCCCTGATCAAGAAAATTCCCAATTTGCTATCTGTTCCTCAAGAGGATGACAAGTCATGTCCATCTTTAACTACCTGCTATTCTTGCCGTGTTCTTGACTCGAGGCAGCGACTTCGATATAACTAAATTTCCTGTTGAGCAAGTCAATGCAAACTTTTCGTGGGATTTGATTAGTCAAAACTTAGGTTTAATTCTGTGATGTATTCCAGACTCGGATAGGTGCTTTTCTTGACCAATGAAACGTGTAAAAATATTTTCGTGAAATAAGTGAGATAAGAATTAGTTTTATCCATACTGCTTCAAGCTAGCGTCATTAAAATGTTGGAGCAAATGACATCAGTTCGCCCGTGCGTGCTTTTCACGTGGAGCCAGGAAAGTGTTCGAGTAAATGCCGCTCAGACGTGCTTCGATGGTGACGGCGGCCTCTCCGCATGTATTATAGCCTTCGCTGCAAGCTTCTCTCATGTCTACTTGTTGACTTTTTAGAGAAGGAGGACAACGTGTTCATTTTCATTTTCTTGACCTTCTCACCTCTTCACGTGGTCCAAAACCTATTGAGACCAGAGAGTCTCTAGAAATTTGGTCTTTGATTCTGTTATGAAGAACCTCTCATCTCATCTCTCTCCATCCAGTTTCACATCGAAACCGTTGCTATAGTTCCGTTCAATAATATGTTTCGACAGCGACTGCACCAAAACTTCAACTTGGGAATGGCAGCGACGATCTTCCATGAAATGCTCGCCACAAGTGCCGTGCTAACCCACGTTAGGTTGGCCAAAGATTTCTTATCTTCTGCGTAAAGCAAGCGAGCAAGCAGCGGAGAAATAACACATCCAAACAAGCAGGAAGGCAGTCCAAGTTTGAGAATGCGGAGGAGTGTGTTACTTGTGGGTAATTAGCAGACGAAAGAAACTTGCAAACAACCAGTGATAAGATGGCCAAGTTCGACAAGGGATGAAGTAGCAGGGAGAAAACAACACAACCAAACAAATCTCGCATCGGATGCCGTGGTGCCCATTCCAATGTACAAATCTTATCCGTCACATCCCCCCCTTGCTGTTTCTGATGTAGCAGAACACGTCCTCTCTCGCACAATGACGTTCGGCGCCAACATTAGAGCACCAAAGCGTGAAGTGATTCATGGCGTGCATGAATCATGGATGTGCGAAGCGTCGAACATTTGGAAACCCATGGcacgataaataaataaatatacattgatTGATCCGATGAATCTGATTAGTCAACAATTCAACGAGTTTGACCATGCTTGTGTCTATATACTGCCCAGGGTTTGCTCACCACCCCCACCATGC
It encodes the following:
- the LOC135652904 gene encoding enolase-like codes for the protein MVTITSVKARQIFDSRGNPTVEVDLRCDDGTFARAAVPSGASTGVYEALELRDGGSDYLGKGVLKAVENVNAIIAPALIGKDPTEQAQIDNFMVQQLDGTQNEWGWCKQKLGANAILAVSLAVCKAGASVKKIPLYQHIANLAGNKNLVLPVPAFNVINGGSHAGNKLAMQEFMILPVGAASFKEAMKMGVEVYHNLKAVIKKKYGQDATNVGDEGGFAPNIQENKEGLELLKTAIAKAGYTGKVVIGMDVAASEFYSEKDKTYDLNFKEENNDGSQKISGDSLKNVYKSFVSEYPIVSIEDPFDQDDWIHYAKLTEEIGEQVQIVGDDLLVTNPTRVAKAIKEKACNALLLKVNQIGSVTESIEAVKMSKHAGWGVMASHRSGETEDTFIADLSVGLATGQIKTGAPCRSERLAKYNQLLRIEEELGAAAVYAGAKFRAPVQPY